One genomic region from Gadus morhua chromosome 9, gadMor3.0, whole genome shotgun sequence encodes:
- the LOC115550595 gene encoding dispanin subfamily A member 2b isoform X2, translated as MIKAHCFLRWPTLLHKEEILSARPSAPQLQEMQYNRDPDTVVTIVNPVEHPRDYVVWSIFSFFYGNPFCLGLAALIFSIKARDMKVIGDLQRARGYSKWALGFNVAALIILLVTILSLVIVLIIITVNRYRYYCNY; from the exons ATGATAAAAGCACACTGCTTCTTGCGCTGGCCTACTTTACTTCATAAAGAGGAGATACTGTCAGCACGTCCATCAGCCCCGCAACTACAAGAAATGCAATATAACAG GGACCCAGACACTGTTGTGACCATCGTCAACCCTGTGGAGCATCCCAGAGACTATGTGGTATGGTCCATCTTCAGCTTCTTCTACGGAAACCCCTTTTGCCTCGGACTGGCGGCGCTGATCTTCTCAATCAAG GCAAGAGACATGAAGGTGATCGGAGACCTGCAGAGAGCCAGGGGATATAGCAAGTGGGCTCTGGGCTTCAACGTGGCCGCGCTGATCATTCTTCTTGTGACTATCTTGAGTCTTGTAATTGTTCTGATAATTATAACTGTCAATAGGTATCGTTATTACTGTAACTACTAG
- the LOC115550595 gene encoding interferon-induced transmembrane protein 3 isoform X1, which produces MIKAHCFLRWPTLLHKEEILSARPSAPQLQEMQYNRDPDTVVTIVNPVEHPRDYVVWSIFSFFYGNPFCLGLAALIFSIKARDMKVTGDLQRARGYSKWALGLNVAALIIIVLIVLCLIIILEKNRFEHNNRNGYPYGSG; this is translated from the exons ATGATAAAAGCACACTGCTTCTTGCGCTGGCCTACTTTACTTCATAAAGAGGAGATACTGTCAGCACGTCCATCAGCCCCGCAACTACAAGAAATGCAATATAACAG GGACCCAGACACTGTTGTGACCATCGTCAACCCTGTGGAGCATCCCAGAGACTATGTGGTATGGTCCATCTTCAGCTTCTTCTACGGAAACCCCTTTTGCCTCGGACTGGCGGCGCTGATCTTCTCAATCAAG GCAAGGGACATGAAGGTGACTGGAGACCTGCAGAGAGCCAGGGGATACAGCAAGTGGGCTCTGGGCCTCAACGTGGCCGCGCTGATcattattgttttgattgtccTTTGTCTTATTATTATCCTTGAGAAGAATCGCTTTGAGCACAACAACCGCAATGGATATCCTTATGGGAGTGGCTAG
- the LOC115550597 gene encoding interferon-induced transmembrane protein 5-like, translating to MIKAHCFLRWPTLLHKEEILSARPSAPQLQEMQYNRDPDTVVTIVNPVEHPRDYVVWSICSFFHANPFCLGLLALIFSFKARDMKVTGDLQRAREYSKWALGFNVAVLIILFLTIFSLLIVWLIIAVEDANHRYRNHY from the exons ATGATAAAAGCACACTGCTTCTTGCGCTGGCCTACTTTACTTCATAAAGAGGAGATACTGTCAGCACGTCCATCAGCCCCGCAACTACAAGAAATGCAATATAACAG GGACCCAGACACTGTTGTGACCATCGTCAACCCTGTGGAGCATCCCAGAGACTATGTGGTATGGTCCATCTGCAGCTTCTTCCACGCAAACCCCTTTTGCCTCGGACTGTTGGCGCTGATCTTCTCATTCAAG GCAAGAGACATGAAGGTGACTGGAGACCTGCAGAGAGCCAGGGAATACAGCAAGTGGGCTCTGGGCTTCAACGTGGCCGTGCTGATCATTCTTTTTTTGACTATCTTTAGTCTTTTAATTGTTTGGTTAATTATAGCCGTTGAAGATGCCAATCATCGCTATCGCAATCACTACTAG